One part of the Thermodesulfovibrio sp. 3462-1 genome encodes these proteins:
- the lpxC gene encoding UDP-3-O-acyl-N-acetylglucosamine deacetylase, whose amino-acid sequence MPFQKTIKSEIALSGVGIHTGKRINIRLIPAQRDTGIIFYRTDKGLQIKAKLPFVIDTSFATTIGIDGVKVRTVEHLLATLYVFGITNLIIEIDGSEIPVMDGSAQDFVKLIMKTGIAKQGKTIPTLKITKPCIYEESRSRIVARPHKGFRITYKIFYEHPLILAQSLSIEINEQNFLKEIAPARTFGFLKDIQYLLQNGFARGGSLENALVLDEKGVVGGKLRFKDEFVRHKILDAIGDLSLLGYPVQGHFIIEKGGHTAHINFLKHLVESDCYELEEEPYFNFYLSVQTI is encoded by the coding sequence ATGCCTTTTCAGAAGACTATAAAATCAGAAATTGCATTGTCCGGTGTGGGAATACACACTGGCAAAAGAATTAATATAAGGCTTATTCCTGCCCAAAGGGATACAGGGATAATCTTTTATAGAACAGATAAAGGATTGCAAATTAAAGCAAAACTTCCATTTGTTATTGATACATCTTTTGCAACAACAATAGGAATTGATGGAGTAAAAGTCAGAACTGTTGAGCATCTGCTTGCAACGCTTTATGTTTTTGGAATAACCAATCTTATAATTGAGATAGATGGTTCAGAAATCCCTGTGATGGATGGAAGTGCTCAGGATTTTGTAAAACTCATTATGAAAACAGGCATTGCAAAACAGGGTAAAACAATCCCTACATTAAAAATAACAAAGCCTTGTATTTACGAAGAGTCACGTTCACGGATCGTTGCCAGACCACACAAAGGCTTCAGGATAACCTATAAAATTTTTTATGAACATCCGTTAATTTTAGCACAATCTCTATCCATTGAAATCAATGAACAAAATTTTCTCAAAGAAATAGCACCTGCGAGGACTTTTGGATTTTTAAAGGACATACAGTATCTTCTTCAAAACGGTTTTGCTCGTGGAGGTTCATTGGAAAATGCTCTTGTTCTTGATGAAAAAGGTGTTGTAGGAGGAAAACTCAGATTCAAAGATGAATTTGTAAGACATAAAATTCTTGATGCAATCGGTGATCTGTCTTTATTAGGTTATCCAGTTCAGGGACATTTTATAATTGAAAAGGGTGGACACACTGCTCATATAAACTTCTTAAAACATCTTGTTGAATCAGACTGTTACGAATTAGAAGAAGAACCATATTTTAATTTTTACCTATCAGTTCAAACTATTTAA
- the opp4C gene encoding oligopeptide ABC transporter permease, with protein MFKLILKRILRNKLAVGGLIFIFFVFFIAIFASHVAPYDPYKINVYHVLEPPSKEHLFGTDELGRDVFSRIIYGAKVSLKVGFLAMGIAIFTGTVLGAIAGYYGGWIDTLIMRVVDVMLAFPTLFLILAVVAVLEPSIYIIMVVIGLTGWMDVARLVRAEVLSLKEREFVLAARAIGASSGRIIFKHILPNAIYPVIVAATFSVGGAILIESGLSFLGLGIQPPEPSWGGILSIGKDYITVAWWMSLFPGLAIFLTVLSFNLLGEALRDALDPKHWTED; from the coding sequence ATGTTTAAGCTGATACTGAAACGAATTTTAAGAAATAAACTGGCAGTTGGTGGTCTGATATTTATTTTTTTTGTATTTTTTATTGCAATTTTTGCTTCTCATGTTGCCCCATACGATCCATACAAAATTAATGTTTATCATGTTCTTGAACCACCATCAAAGGAGCATCTCTTTGGCACTGATGAGCTTGGACGGGATGTTTTTTCAAGAATAATATACGGTGCAAAAGTCTCTCTTAAAGTAGGATTTCTTGCAATGGGAATTGCTATTTTTACTGGAACAGTGCTCGGTGCAATTGCAGGATATTACGGAGGATGGATTGATACATTGATAATGAGAGTTGTTGATGTAATGCTTGCTTTTCCTACACTTTTTTTAATACTTGCTGTTGTTGCTGTGCTTGAGCCGAGCATTTACATAATTATGGTAGTAATAGGGCTTACAGGATGGATGGATGTGGCAAGACTTGTCCGGGCAGAAGTTTTGTCATTAAAGGAAAGAGAGTTTGTTCTTGCTGCAAGAGCAATTGGTGCAAGCTCTGGCAGAATTATCTTTAAGCATATACTTCCTAATGCAATCTATCCTGTTATTGTAGCTGCCACTTTCTCGGTTGGCGGAGCTATATTAATTGAAAGCGGTTTAAGCTTTCTTGGACTTGGAATCCAGCCGCCTGAGCCAAGCTGGGGAGGAATTTTAAGCATTGGTAAAGACTACATTACTGTTGCATGGTGGATGAGCCTGTTTCCTGGTTTAGCCATATTTTTAACAGTGCTGTCCTTTAATCTTCTTGGTGAAGCATTAAGAGATGCTCTTGATCCGAAGCATTGGACTGAGGATTAA
- a CDS encoding TldD/PmbA family protein, with protein sequence MDLFSDILRKLKGEYVDIFLEEKITNQLQMEENKVQKCSSVFDKGLGVRVIKEGKTFYAYTNDLTKNGIEELISSLKSKDNGNHINLKKIEPSMQFFIKINPADVEISQKINFIKRANEVAWKESSKVKQVRVLYADSFQKIKIASSEGIFSEEKRIQTLFLIHVVTHENGVIQTGYEAVGGFKGIELFEEILPEEISLKTTKRALMMLKARRIQGGRMPVVISSEAGGTMIHEAIGHGLEADLVQEGLSVYSGRIGQKIASELITVIDDPTLPNMRGSYVFDDEGTPSQRTVLVENGVLVNYLYDKYTAIKEGKKSTGNGRRQSYEHYPIPRMSNTFIAPGKHYPEEIIRSVDKGLFVKKMGGGQVNTVTGEFVFEVQEGYLIEKGIIGEPVRGALLIGTGQEILKNIDMVGNDLGFSIGTCGKNSQGVPVTDGMPTVRIPEIVVGGQAK encoded by the coding sequence ATGGATTTGTTCAGTGACATATTAAGAAAGTTAAAAGGAGAGTATGTTGATATTTTCCTTGAGGAAAAAATAACAAATCAGCTTCAGATGGAAGAAAATAAAGTTCAAAAATGCTCTTCAGTTTTTGATAAAGGACTGGGAGTAAGAGTAATCAAAGAAGGAAAAACCTTTTATGCCTACACAAATGATTTAACTAAAAATGGTATTGAAGAGTTAATCTCCTCTTTAAAAAGCAAGGATAATGGTAACCATATCAATCTGAAAAAAATTGAACCTTCAATGCAATTTTTTATAAAAATCAATCCAGCAGATGTTGAAATATCACAGAAAATAAATTTTATAAAAAGAGCCAATGAAGTGGCATGGAAAGAAAGTTCAAAAGTCAAACAGGTAAGAGTGTTATATGCTGATTCTTTTCAGAAAATTAAAATAGCCAGTTCAGAAGGAATTTTTTCGGAAGAAAAAAGAATTCAAACGCTTTTTCTGATTCATGTTGTAACCCATGAAAATGGAGTTATTCAAACAGGATATGAAGCAGTAGGAGGATTTAAAGGAATTGAGCTTTTTGAGGAAATTCTACCTGAAGAGATTTCACTTAAGACAACAAAGAGAGCTTTAATGATGCTCAAGGCAAGACGCATACAAGGAGGAAGAATGCCTGTTGTAATTTCCTCTGAAGCAGGTGGAACAATGATACATGAAGCAATAGGACATGGACTTGAAGCAGACCTTGTTCAGGAAGGACTTTCAGTTTACAGTGGCAGAATCGGTCAAAAAATAGCTTCAGAATTAATTACGGTAATTGACGATCCAACTCTTCCCAATATGAGGGGGTCCTATGTTTTTGATGACGAAGGAACGCCTTCACAGAGGACAGTTTTGGTTGAAAATGGAGTTCTCGTTAATTATCTTTATGATAAATACACTGCAATAAAAGAAGGAAAAAAATCCACAGGAAATGGCAGAAGACAGTCTTATGAGCATTATCCAATTCCAAGAATGAGCAATACTTTTATTGCCCCTGGGAAACACTATCCAGAAGAAATAATTCGCTCAGTTGATAAAGGGCTGTTTGTTAAAAAAATGGGTGGTGGGCAGGTTAACACTGTTACTGGAGAGTTTGTTTTTGAAGTTCAAGAGGGTTATCTTATAGAAAAAGGTATAATTGGAGAGCCTGTAAGGGGTGCATTATTGATTGGCACTGGACAGGAGATTCTAAAAAATATTGATATGGTTGGCAATGATCTGGGATTTTCCATTGGCACATGTGGAAAAAACTCTCAGGGAGTTCCTGTTACAGATGGAATGCCAACAGTAAGAATTCCTGAGATAGTTGTTGGTGGACAAGCAAAGTAA
- the lspA gene encoding signal peptidase II, translating into MSLKIHKALILIFLVVFFDQLTKYLAIKFLAPRGVIKLLPFFNLVYVENTGTAFGMFKFLGAGFFIVIALFAIVFLIYMYFKDSQNWLIYSLIIAGASGNILDRLIYGYVIDFIDLHLKNLHWPAFNVADSAISIGIVLFLYKSLKK; encoded by the coding sequence ATGTCCTTAAAAATTCATAAAGCATTGATTTTGATTTTTCTTGTTGTTTTCTTTGATCAGCTTACAAAGTATCTTGCTATTAAGTTTTTAGCTCCACGGGGAGTAATTAAGCTTTTACCTTTTTTTAATCTTGTTTATGTTGAAAACACAGGCACAGCCTTTGGAATGTTTAAATTTTTAGGTGCAGGATTTTTTATTGTAATTGCTTTATTTGCTATAGTATTTCTTATTTATATGTATTTCAAGGATTCTCAAAACTGGTTGATTTACTCACTTATAATTGCAGGAGCTTCAGGAAATATTCTTGACAGGCTTATTTATGGTTATGTTATAGATTTCATAGACCTTCATCTGAAAAATCTTCATTGGCCAGCTTTTAATGTGGCGGATTCAGCTATAAGCATAGGAATTGTTCTTTTTCTTTACAAGAGCCTGAAAAAATGA
- the ileS gene encoding isoleucine--tRNA ligase produces MSQDYKNTLNLPQTGFPMKANLAEREPAILKFWKENRIYEKLQDKNRASGGRCFILHDGPPYANGHIHIGHALNKILKDIIVKYHSMLGQYCPFVPGWDCHGLPIELQVDKSLGKEKENIDIFKKRQLCRAYAEKFINIQRDEFIRLGVFGYWDTPYITMSNDYEATIVREFLTFFKNGYVYRGKKPVYWCPSCVTALADAEVEYADKESPSIFVAFEVIDKEKLSVKESPVYIVIWTTTPWTLPANLALAVHPDFDYVGVKSSKGVLIIVKEAIKNLKDKVDVDETPLFEIKGRDLEGIKAKHPFIDRVSKVVVADFVEIGEGTGVVHIAPGHGEEDYEVGLKYGLDIYAPVDDRGRFTEDVPYFAGENVFKANRAIIEHMKKNNSLLWEGSIKHSYPHCWRCKKPIIFRATTQWFISMSHGELRKRALAEIDKVRWIPSWGRDRIYSMVEKRPDWCLSRQRAWGVPITLFVCKKCGYIINDENLFDKICSLVEMEGSDVWFKLNLEDLMPGYSCPECGSKDFQKEKDILDVWFDSGVSHAAVLERNPLLSWPADMYLEGSDQHRGWFQSSLIASLGNKGRAPYRIVLTHGFTVDGQGRKMSKSLGNVIAPQEIIKSNGADIVRLWVSAEDYRDDIKLSQEILSRLTEAYRKIRNTLRYLLGNIHDYDGKDYSDCLLEIDRWAMMRLQKLIKKVRAAYENFEFHQVFHAVHNFCVTDMSAFYLDILKDRLYTFKSDSSERRAAQWVLYNIAESLIKLIAPILSFTAEEAWQHLPFRKTESVFLEKMPEVKENFIDEELQLKWEKLIEIRDEVNKALEIARQEKFIGNSLEAKVVLSVNEKLKSFLEPYYSFLPTLFIVSQVQLIDSQDTEFTVTIEKAEGAKCQRCWNYSAMVGKLEIPDVCPRCYHVLKNS; encoded by the coding sequence ATGTCGCAGGATTACAAGAATACTCTTAATTTACCGCAGACAGGATTCCCTATGAAGGCAAATCTTGCTGAAAGGGAGCCTGCAATTTTAAAATTCTGGAAAGAAAATAGGATATACGAGAAACTTCAGGACAAAAACAGGGCTTCTGGTGGAAGATGCTTCATTCTTCATGATGGGCCTCCCTATGCTAATGGGCATATTCATATCGGGCATGCGTTAAACAAAATTCTCAAAGACATAATTGTTAAATATCATTCAATGCTCGGGCAGTACTGTCCTTTTGTTCCTGGATGGGATTGTCATGGTCTGCCAATTGAGCTACAGGTAGATAAATCACTGGGAAAAGAAAAAGAAAATATTGATATTTTTAAAAAACGGCAGCTCTGCAGGGCTTACGCTGAGAAATTTATAAATATTCAAAGGGATGAGTTTATCCGTCTTGGAGTTTTTGGTTACTGGGACACCCCTTACATAACTATGTCCAATGACTATGAAGCCACAATTGTAAGAGAGTTTCTTACCTTTTTTAAAAATGGTTATGTTTATCGTGGCAAAAAGCCTGTTTACTGGTGCCCTTCCTGCGTAACAGCACTGGCTGATGCAGAAGTTGAGTATGCTGATAAGGAGTCTCCATCAATATTTGTAGCTTTTGAAGTTATTGATAAAGAGAAGTTGTCAGTTAAAGAATCTCCAGTGTATATAGTAATATGGACAACAACTCCCTGGACTTTACCTGCAAATCTGGCATTAGCTGTTCATCCAGATTTTGATTATGTTGGAGTTAAAAGTTCAAAAGGTGTGCTTATAATAGTTAAAGAAGCAATTAAGAATTTAAAAGACAAAGTTGATGTAGATGAGACACCTCTTTTTGAAATTAAAGGTAGAGATCTTGAAGGAATAAAAGCTAAGCATCCTTTCATAGATAGAGTTTCAAAAGTGGTAGTGGCTGATTTTGTTGAAATAGGCGAAGGCACTGGTGTGGTTCATATAGCACCAGGACATGGAGAGGAAGACTATGAAGTTGGTTTAAAATACGGACTTGACATTTACGCTCCTGTTGATGATAGAGGAAGATTCACAGAGGATGTTCCTTATTTTGCAGGGGAAAATGTTTTTAAAGCAAACAGAGCAATAATAGAGCATATGAAGAAAAATAACTCACTTCTATGGGAAGGCAGTATTAAGCATTCTTATCCCCATTGCTGGCGGTGTAAAAAACCAATTATTTTCAGGGCAACAACTCAGTGGTTTATTTCAATGAGCCATGGCGAACTTCGTAAGAGGGCTCTTGCAGAGATAGACAAAGTCAGATGGATTCCTTCATGGGGTAGAGATAGAATTTATTCTATGGTAGAAAAAAGACCAGATTGGTGTCTTTCCCGCCAGAGAGCATGGGGCGTGCCGATTACATTATTTGTCTGTAAAAAATGCGGATATATAATAAATGATGAAAATTTATTTGACAAAATTTGTAGTCTTGTTGAAATGGAAGGCTCTGATGTATGGTTTAAACTCAACCTTGAAGATTTAATGCCCGGGTATAGCTGTCCAGAATGTGGTTCGAAGGATTTTCAAAAAGAAAAAGACATTCTTGATGTATGGTTTGACTCTGGAGTAAGTCATGCAGCAGTTCTTGAAAGAAATCCTCTGCTAAGCTGGCCAGCTGATATGTATCTTGAAGGAAGTGACCAGCACAGGGGATGGTTTCAGAGTTCATTAATTGCTTCACTTGGGAACAAAGGAAGAGCACCTTATAGAATTGTTCTTACCCATGGATTTACAGTTGATGGGCAGGGAAGAAAGATGTCCAAATCTCTTGGAAATGTAATAGCTCCACAGGAAATTATAAAAAGTAACGGAGCTGATATTGTAAGATTATGGGTTTCTGCAGAAGATTATAGAGATGATATAAAACTTTCCCAGGAAATTCTTTCAAGACTTACAGAGGCTTACAGAAAAATAAGAAACACATTGAGATATCTTCTTGGAAATATCCATGACTACGATGGTAAAGATTATTCAGACTGTCTTCTTGAAATAGACAGATGGGCAATGATGAGGCTTCAAAAACTAATTAAAAAAGTGAGAGCTGCTTATGAAAATTTTGAATTTCATCAAGTTTTTCATGCAGTTCATAATTTCTGTGTTACTGATATGAGTGCCTTTTACCTTGATATTTTAAAGGACAGGCTTTATACATTTAAATCTGACTCATCAGAAAGAAGGGCAGCTCAATGGGTTTTGTATAATATTGCAGAGTCTCTTATTAAATTAATTGCTCCAATTCTTTCATTTACAGCAGAAGAGGCATGGCAACATCTTCCTTTCAGGAAAACAGAAAGTGTATTTTTAGAAAAAATGCCAGAAGTTAAGGAAAATTTCATTGATGAAGAGCTTCAATTGAAATGGGAAAAACTGATTGAGATAAGGGATGAGGTTAATAAAGCTCTTGAGATCGCAAGACAGGAAAAATTTATAGGAAATTCTCTTGAGGCAAAGGTGGTGCTTTCTGTTAATGAAAAATTAAAGAGCTTTTTAGAACCTTACTATTCGTTTTTACCGACTTTATTTATTGTCTCCCAGGTGCAATTAATAGACTCTCAGGATACTGAATTTACCGTTACAATAGAAAAAGCTGAAGGAGCTAAATGTCAGCGCTGCTGGAATTATTCTGCCATGGTTGGAAAGCTTGAAATTCCTGATGTATGTCCAAGATGTTATCATGTCCTTAAAAATTCATAA